In the genome of Kitasatospora cathayae, one region contains:
- a CDS encoding DUF4177 domain-containing protein, which produces MTKWEYMTAPLLVHATKQILDNFGEDGWELVQVVPGPNPEQLVAYFKREKNA; this is translated from the coding sequence ATGACCAAGTGGGAATACATGACGGCACCCCTGCTCGTGCACGCCACCAAGCAGATCCTGGACAACTTCGGCGAGGACGGCTGGGAGCTCGTCCAGGTCGTGCCGGGCCCGAACCCGGAGCAGCTGGTGGCCTACTTCAAGCGGGAGAAGAACGCATGA